The proteins below come from a single Candidatus Methylomirabilota bacterium genomic window:
- a CDS encoding GGDEF domain-containing protein, producing MRRFGLRLLPGGLLLGAASVLLFVPELGDRASPLVPAAAYAVTAAGILLGLRFGNVRVLLCLIVLALADQALTRWAPPGDASMAAGAVGGIVALLLPLNLAALAWTPNRGARWSQVRLWTTLIAGQALGVAVLLLPETAEAARALWRTLLEPGRHQWSALGPPALVAFAVAFVLALVRFARRPRPTEAGIVWALVAAFLALGLGGERLVATLYLATGSLILIVALVDTSYAMAYSDELTGLPGRRALNDLLSGLGPPYAVGMVDIDHFKKFNDTYGHQAGDQLLRKVATTLMGVTGGGRPFRYGGEEFAAVFSGLSADEASPHLETLREAVAATPFTVRGRGRRWRRRRPPKPAAGRRQQVGVTVSIGVADSNGAGPTPADVVKAADEALYRAKRAGRNRLAT from the coding sequence GTGAGACGCTTCGGGCTCCGCCTGCTCCCCGGTGGGCTGCTACTGGGAGCCGCCTCGGTCCTCCTCTTTGTTCCCGAGCTCGGCGACCGGGCCAGCCCGCTGGTCCCCGCCGCCGCCTACGCCGTGACCGCCGCCGGCATCCTGCTGGGCCTCAGGTTCGGAAACGTCCGCGTGTTGCTCTGCCTCATCGTCCTGGCCCTGGCGGACCAGGCCCTGACGCGCTGGGCGCCGCCTGGCGACGCCTCGATGGCCGCCGGCGCCGTCGGCGGCATCGTCGCGCTCCTGCTGCCACTGAACCTCGCGGCCCTCGCCTGGACGCCGAATCGGGGCGCGCGGTGGTCACAGGTGAGGCTCTGGACGACCCTCATCGCCGGCCAGGCGCTCGGCGTCGCGGTCCTGCTCCTTCCCGAGACCGCGGAGGCGGCGCGCGCGCTCTGGCGCACCCTCCTCGAGCCGGGCCGGCACCAGTGGTCCGCCCTCGGCCCGCCTGCGCTCGTGGCCTTCGCCGTCGCCTTCGTCCTGGCGCTCGTCCGCTTCGCGCGCCGCCCGCGCCCCACCGAGGCCGGGATCGTCTGGGCCCTGGTGGCCGCGTTCCTCGCGCTCGGCCTCGGCGGGGAGCGCCTCGTCGCGACGCTCTACCTCGCCACCGGCAGCCTGATCCTGATCGTCGCGCTCGTCGACACGTCGTACGCCATGGCGTACAGCGATGAGCTCACGGGCCTGCCCGGGCGACGGGCCCTCAACGACCTGCTGAGCGGGCTCGGCCCGCCCTACGCGGTGGGCATGGTCGACATCGACCACTTCAAGAAGTTCAACGACACGTACGGGCACCAGGCGGGCGACCAACTGCTCCGCAAGGTCGCCACGACGCTCATGGGCGTGACCGGTGGCGGTCGCCCGTTCCGCTATGGTGGCGAGGAATTCGCCGCAGTCTTCTCCGGCCTGTCAGCGGATGAGGCGAGCCCCCACCTCGAGACCCTGCGGGAGGCGGTCGCGGCCACGCCATTCACCGTGCGCGGGCGCGGCCGCCGCTGGAGGAGGCGCAGGCCACCCAAGCCGGCGGCGGGGCGCCGCCAGCAGGTCGGCGTCACCGTCAGTATCGGTGTCGCCGACTCGAACGGGGCCGGCCCGACGCCCGCCGACGTCGTCAAAGCGGCCGACGAGGCGCTCTATCGCGCCAAGCGCGCGGGACGCAACCGGCTGGCGACCTGA